ATTTGCCGATTAAGAATTTATAGAGGAAAcaacgttgcaagtacagttctcAACCGACtaaaatccacttatcaatttagaaaagggttgtcacaattttagaataaaaatacttggagtatgagtcccaggtcgcTTCCAACGAGTTGACAAAAGAGTGCAGCTTATTTGTCAGAGGTTTTCCAAGAAATTTTTGAGTTaagaaacagaaaaataaatagtgGTGAATTTAAGCAACGGAAATTAACGAGAGAATTTatataattcaattaaaagtCTTGATCGGGAggagattaattggaagttctatccttgttgaaTTTTCCCAAGTGTAATAATAAAAAGGTTGTTGTTCTACTTGGTTATCCCTTATAtaataagggaaagtcaagtagcTAACCAACTAACCCTATCGCTCGTGTCCTAATCCTTTCCTAAGAAAGGATTAGAGTCGGAGACTAGAGAGTCAGCCAACAACTCCCAATTAGGATTAacacttgagtattccaactcaaggttctcctcttaatcaactcccaatcaagttagggaactactccaTTATCATGAATATAACTTTCACATAATTAAGAGAGGAATAAAAGGAGGACATAATAAACAATAACTGAAAATTAATCAAAAGTAAAAATAgttctttgcattaataaattctaaaaacaatccaattgtaactctgaacaaggattaaggatatgaaagagtaaTGGACAAAGGAAACAAACTAGAGTAAATGAAACTTCAATGGAGGTGATGACTCTTGTCAATATCCCAAGCAAAAGCAATAATACTCTAATAGAAACTATGAATGTgaagaaaacctagaggaagaAGTAGAATTCTCTCTAAGATTCAAAACTAAAGCTAAAACTATACTGAATGAGAATGTGTCTTGAGTCTCTGCTGTTCCCTGGCTCTATTCTATGTTTCTAGTCCAAAAACTGGGTCTAAAATTGGCccgaaattgcccccagcattttgtgcaatttctgcagatcgcgcatgtcacacATATGCGTCACtcatgcgtgcgcgtcatttggcgattttccttgtcacgcgcacgcgtcaggcacACGCACGCGTCGTTAAGTGAACTCCAATTCACGCtcacgcgtgagccatgcgtgtGCGTCGCTCCTTGCTGAttgtctcctttatttcttgcgctccttccatttttgcaagcttcctctccatcctcgaagccattcctgccctataaagcctgaaatcATTGAACACAtagatcacgacatcgaatggtagaGAGGggaattaaaatacacaaattagaggcttaggaagcaagttttcaaccatataacaaaactaggaaggaattgtaaaaccatgcaatttgtatgaataagtgtgcaaaagtttgataaaaaccactcaattgagcactagataaaccataaaatagtggtttatcacgcATAGATAGAAAAACATGGAAGGGTACGAACGCACATAGTGTGCGAACGCTGCAACCAAAGAGGTTGCAAAAGGTCGTGCGGGCGCACAAAAGCGAGCGAGTGCACAAAGGGActtcccctttttattttatgtgGACGAGAGCAGGTGTGCGTGTGCATATAGGtccgtgcgcacgcacagaggATAAGAATGGGGAAGGTTGTTCCCACACACAGGTCGTTCCCTCGTCCCCACCAAAGGGGCTTGCAAAAGGCGTGCAGACGCACACGTCTGTGCGGCCGCACAGATGAAGCGCAAAAGGGaacttgtgcatacgcacacagatgtgcgtacgcacagattAGAGAAAAAGTGGTAGTGCACACGCACAGGCTGTGCTGGCGCTGTGACCAGAGGGCACGTCAAGgcgtgtgcggacgcacaggcTTGTGCGGCCGTACAGGTCGCTAAAAACACAGAGTTGTGCCCACGCACAGCTTGGTGCGCACAGTTGCCCTGTTTCagaattttattttctcttcaaaaCTAAGGTTCCTAACCTTGGCACAACAACCTACCTATCTCAAATcattcaattaagcacaaattcATCATCCACAAGTAATTTCACTTATTCAACTCAAAATCATCAAACAAACATAAGCTAAGCATCATATCacaaaaaaacaaatatttcaAAAAGATATAAACAAGAGATAGAATTAGAAAATGtcaccatggtggggtgtctcccaccaagcactttggTTTAGAGTCCTAAGTTGGACTTGCATAGCTTTATTGGTCACTTAGGAACTTCCCCAAGGAGGAAAATTTCCAACTCCTTGGCTTGCTTTGGTTGAATATGATCCTTTGAATTTGACTCCTTTGCACTATCCTCTTTTCCTTGCTCCTTGCCATCTTCACTCACTTTGTCCACAACCGTGCTGCACCCAAAAATAGAGTAAGCTTCAAGGATGGATTTGTTGGAGTACTCCAAAGTGAACTTAACTAACTTTCCATCCTCCTCAAAAGAATAGACTCCCATATGTGCATCTAACTTGAAACGGGCCGTCTTCAAGAAGGGTCTTCTAAGGAGTATCGATGATGGCTTGGTTGAGTCAATAGGAGGGGTCTCTAAGATGTGAAAACCAGCTGGAAAGAGCAATCCTTGAATATTGACTATGACATTCTCTGCAATCCCCACAACGGACACAATACTCTTGTCAGCTAACACAAACCTCGCCCCGGATCTCTTAAGGGGTGCTAAGTTCAATCTCTCATAGATGGAGAGCGGCATGATGCTCACACACGCCCCCAAATCGCACATACAGTCCATGAACTTAGTCCCACCAATTAAATAAGTGACCAAACATGGGCCGGGATCATTGCATTTTTCAGGAAGTAAAGAGGAGATAGAGTCATCTACCATCTTTTTGTTGAGGTTGCCAAGCTTGTCTTTGTGAGTGCAAATATCCTTGAGGAACTTGGCATATTTTGGCACTTGTTGAATGGCTTGAAAGAGAGGGACGGTGACTTCAACTTTCTCAAAAACTTCCACCACAGTGGGGTCAAGATCTTCTTGCTTCTTTGCTTTCTTGGCTATAGTTAGGAATGGAATGGACAAAGGCTCTTCAAGCAAGGTATTTTTCTTTGGATCCTTGACTTTTGGTGGTTCTTCCTCATCTTTATCAATATTTTCATCTTCACTCCTCATCACCTCTACTTCATCTCTTACCTCCTCATTATTTGTCCCCTCATTCAACTTTGAAGGTATAGCTGCATTCTTATCCAACTTGGTACCACTTCTAAGAGTAATGGCATTTATGCTTCCTTTAGGATTGGGTTGAGGTTGGGAGGGCAAACTACTTGAGGTTGAAGCTTGTTTGACGCTTTGTGTGGGTTGAGGAGGGagggtggtggacgaaattgtgatcatcaacaatggctccaaaggcttggtgctctcaaacgtgaatcacactttgtcacaacttcgcacaactaaccagtaagtgtactggatcgtccaagtaataccttacgtgagtaaggattgatcccacagagattgttggtatgaagcaagctatggtcatcttgtaaatcccagtcaggcggatttaactGGATTAAGAaattattggtttaaataaagataataaaataaacagaaaataaagataaagttactcatgtaattcaatggtgggaatttcagataggtgtaagGAGCtgttgtgttccttctgaatctctgctttcctacttcttccttctagtttttcatcactcctttctatggcaagctgtatgtagggcatcaccgttgtcaatggctacatcccatcctctcagtgaaaatggtccaaatgctctgtcatagcacggctaatcatctgtcggttctcaaccaggttggaatagaatccagtgattcttttgcgtctgtcactaacgcctagccttcaggagtttgaagctcgtcatagtcattcaatcccggaatcctactcggaataccacagacaaggttagactttccggattcatatgaatgctgccatcaattctagcttataccacgaagattctgattaaggaatccaagagatatgcgcccggtctaaggtagaacggaagtggttgtcaatcacgtgcgttcataggtgagaatgatgatgagtgtcacagatcatcacattcatcaagttgaagtgcaacgaatatcttagaacaggaataaatcgaattggatagaaaatggtagtaattgcattaaaatttgaggtacagcagagctccacacccttaatctatggtgtgtagaaactccaccattgaaaatacatgagtgaaaggttcaggcattgccgaatggccagccctcagatctaagaactaaacgtccaaaagattgaataatacaatcaaagatatctaatagactagtaaaaagttctatttatactaaactagctactagggtttacagaggtaagtaattgatgcataaattcacttccggggcccacttggtgtgtgcttgggctgagcttgatctatccacgagctgaggcttctcttggagttgaacgccaagttgtaacgtgttttgggtgttcaactctggttcgtgacgtgtttctagcgtttgactcgagaatgcagcatggaactggcgttaagcgccagtttacgtcgtcaaatctcaaataaagtatggattattatatgttgctggaaagctctagatgtcgaatttctaacgccgttgagcaCGTGCCATTTTGAgctctgtaactccagaaaattcattttgagtgcagagaggtcagattccaacaacatcagcagtcctttgtcagcctcttatcagagttttgctcaggtccctcaatttcagccagaaaatacctgaaatcacagaaaaacacacaaactcatagtaaagtccagaaatgtgaatttaacataaaagctaatgaaaacatccctaaaagtaactagatcatactaaaaactacctaaaaacaatgccaaaaaccgtataaattatccgctcatcagaagcTCAAACGGGTAAGGGCTTCGGCTATTGTAGCCATGTAAGCATCTTGTTTCTTATGGAACTCTCTTTGTTCTTGCATGAACGTGTGAATTGTGTCATTCAAGTGGGATTGATTGGAGGGAAGGGCTTGGTTAATTTGAGAGGGATTGGATCGGCTGTTTGGATGTTGATACTTCACTTGAGATGGAGGTTGTGGGGGTTGTTGGTATGGTTGTTGGTATTGTGGTTGACCTTGGGGGAATGGATGGTAGTAGACTTGAGCATTTTGGTTAGGTTGAGCTTGGGGAGATTGGTTCCACCTTTGGTTTGAGTTATCTCTCCACCTTTGATTTTAATTACCTCCTTGTGGGTAGGATCCTTGGTTGTAATTGGGTCTTTGCGAGTAAGGGTTAGCAACCGCCAATGTAGTGTCCTCTTGGATTTGAGGGCACTCATCGGTGTAATGAGTAGTACAAGCACAGACACCACATATCCTTGGTGGTCCTTCGGTCCTAGGAGGTTGAGGTGGAGTATTTATCAAAGCTTGAGGGATTTGTTGTCCTTGGGTGATTTGCTTCAACAAAATTGTCATCTCACCAAGGGTCTTTGTCAAAATTGCATCTCCAGAGGGAGAGACCTCACTCACAGCTTTTGGTTGTGAACTTCTAGCCGTAGAGTGTTGAGTAGAATCTGCTAGGTCCGATATAACTTCCCATGCTTCTGCTCcggtcttttttttttatcaaagatcCTCCACTTACGGCATCTAGGAGAAGCTTGTCTTGGTGGTGCATTCCTTGACAGAAATAACTTATCAGAACTAACTCATCAATCCGGTGGTGAGGGCAAGCCTCCAGTAACTTCTTAAATCTCTCCCAATATTCATACAAAGTCTCTCAACTCGTTGCACAAAGCAAGAGATCTCTCTTCGCAGCTTGTTTATTTTCTGAGGAGGGTAGAACTTCTCCAAAAATTCTTTCCGCAACGAGTCCCAATTGGATCAAGCTTCCCCCGGCTGAGTATAAAACCATTCCTTCGCTTTTGCTTCCAAGGAAAAATGGAAAGTGAAGACCAACACTGCGGCTTCATCCGCTCCATATCTTCTCGCAGTTGCACATGCAACCTGGAAATCCTTAAGGTGCTTCAGAGGATCTTTCCCAGGGAATCCATTATACTTGGGGAGCAAGTTGATTGTGCCAGACTTAAGCTTAAAATTTGGATCCAAGGCCGGATATAAAATCTGAAGTGGTTGCAAGGCAAGATCTGGAGCTCCGACTTCCTTCAAGGTAATCCTTCGAGGTGGGTCCGCCATGACGGTGTCACCTGAGTTACTCAAGGATAATTCAGTATTTTCCACAGAGGAATATAGAGTCTCCTCATTGATTGGAGAATTATAGTCACGGATAGGTGGTGATAGTGAATGGGAATGGTCCTCAAGGGAGCCCGCCTCACTATTCACGAAAGCTAGCCagcgccgagcttgccttataggagttaaagttctttcaatttccGGGTCAAAAGTGGCCAAGCTCGGGTCTGGAAGCGACCGTGTcattcaactgagaaggcaatGAAAGCATGCAATTATGAAAGGCAAAACAAAAGTAGGCAAGTAAGCAAGAACTAACTTAACAATCTACAACTACCAAGAATAACTAAAAAGAAAAGTAGTATCTATAGTTAATGCCAAGTAGCAAACCAAAAATCAactattcacactattcacatatttacacaACCAAAATCATGGAACTCATTGCACTTAAAGTGAACTCCCCAGCAACGACACCAAAAATTTGACGGCGCCTAATCGTATGAGTTGGGATTTCTCAAAATAGGACTAACGTTGCTAGTATAGACCTAAACCCAACGATTAGTTGCCGACCAATTTGAAAATTCACAAGATGCGTCACAActcaaaaccaatttaaaaACCGAGAGTAATTGACTCCCGGGTCATCTCCCAAGGAATCACTTAAAAGGCAATGAGTGTGCAAATTCTGGTTGTAGTGATCAAGGGGTTGTCAATGAAGAAATGAACatataaagcaataaaagaacatgcaaaattgtaatgattgaactaatgaagaaattaaagaaccgACTATGTACTATAAACAAGTAAAGTATAAAAGAGATTAACATAGCAATGCatgaaaaattgaaagcatGAAAAGGGGTCTTGGCTTGGAGTGAGCTAAGGGTCCTTTCCTTGTTGGAACCACATCTATGCCAATTATGTTGAATTAATCTCACTTGATCAACCCTCACATCGAAAGGTAAGTTAAATGAGTATAAGTGTTCTTAACCCACAAATCGTAAATTGCTTGCTAATTGCCTTAGCAACAACTTACCATTAGTGGGAGTAAGAACAATTAACAATCCAAGAATtgacactaaatgttggacattccaACTCTAGGAGCCCAATTGCTCACTTTGCCCAAGCCAAGAGACAAAAATTTAGCCTAAAACCATGttgacattttgtcaaacacttggtggacaaaaagcttaaacattagaaaaataagaaaagacttgaaattaaaagcaacaaTTGATCTCAATCAACAAGGATAGCATAAGAAAGCATAGAACAAACACCAAACATCaaactcatcaacaagaaagTGAAATTGCAAAAGAGAAGCAAAATTGAACTATAACTTGAATGAGAAGAAAGAGTAAAGATAATATAACTATAAAGAGTAATAACAAGAGAATACTTACAATGAGATTAGAAAAATCCAATGATCAAAAATGGAAATGGCTAAAACCCTAATGGAGAAGATGAGAAAACTTagagaaaactaaaactaaaaacctTATATTCTACTCCTAAAACTATTCTAATGCTATGCTATGTTATGTCCTTCATTTCCCCTCCAATATGAGCTAAAAGACTTCAGAAATGGGCCTCCAAAGCCCCCAAATCACGAGTCACGTGCCTTTCTAATGAAGTCACGCGCGGACACCTGTGCGGATGCACAggcgtgtgcgtccgcacatTCTGTGAAAATTCCctcctgtgcgtatgcacaagtgtttgtgcgcacgcacactaggCGATGCTTAGCGGGATGCGCGACGCGCTCGAATTGATCCACGCACTCTGCTTGGGCTTCTGTGCGGATGCACGAGAGACTGTGTGGACTCATATGTCTTTGAGCTCAcctcctttgattcttcataTTTCCTCTACTTTGCAAGCTCTTCGTCCATTTTCTCCAACCTATTCCTACCTTatacacctgaaatcactcacaaaaaCATCAGGGTATCGAATGGAAGGCAAACGGAATAAAAATAGATCAAACTAAGCACAAACGagcatattttcaaaatcaagcaCAATTTGggaggaaaaataaaaagcatgctattcaagggaataagtgtgagtttatgtgACAAAATCCATTCAATTCTAACCAAAAATCATCGTCAAATATGGAATCATCAACACCTCTACAAGAATTCCAACCTGTGCACATGCACAGACCCATGCTGACGCACACACAGAGGCAGGCAATCTGCTCGCAGCGTtagcacagcttgtgcgcgAACACACCAAGGGAAATTTTCaacctgtgcgtatgcacagacctgtgcgcacgcacatgtTAGGATGGCCAATCTGTTGGGGGTGCTGGCACAGGTTTTGCGAGTGAACAGATTTCTTTAAGATTTGAtgcctgtgcggacgcacacatTTTAAAACTCTCCGGAGCGTGCGCGCGCACACCCCTGTGTGGCTGTAAACGCCCtgtttctcaaaattttatttgttttcaattaTTCTACCTTCGcaacaaggttgtaagcttctTTAACACTATTCACAGACTCTTGGGACTAGTTTTAGACTTTTAAAACATTGGGAAATAATGTAGGGATATTAGGTGATATTATTTGTAAAACTTAGAAAACGGAGCCCTAGGTTTCTGCCATGCTGAGGAATGATGAACTGTTGATGTGTGGAAACTAAGATATGAATTGacagtggttgagatgagtcgGAAACTCAGATTGAGATGATGGATCCATGTGTACTGAAAATGTTTTCTGAAAACCattgatatattatttttactGAGATTATGAGAGGCTCTGCGCCTGGCAGGGACGGCGGTTGGATCCCACCTGTCGAGGTGGCAGCGGCGGTGTAAGGGCGGTAGTTCGTCCTGCTtgcgttgagatgtgaggtctgaggCAATAGTATCCCACTCGCATCCCTTCGGATACATAAAGCGTGTAGGCTCCGGTACCTGGACAGTGATCTgagcactatatctcgggggtttCCATATGAGAATTCCGAAGGGCGaaatctccatggagatgtgtcgggttggcagttgaactgacaatgtgatatcacagccagtagggcaggcattcatcatatgcattttctaTCCGTTTGTATGCTTTGACTACTTTAAATGGCTTGCCTATTTGTATAACATGCCTAATTGCTATTTGAATTAATTGCCTTATATGCCaatacttgtgttttacttgcattgtatattatttgtgttttcgactgggattgaggaggttcaaAAGGCGATGGcaatgggatcgcatggaggataggttggtgaaggctgtgggatagCGGTGCTTGGTTAGAGTAGAAATCCCCTAAGATAGATAACCCGGTTTATTCAAGTTAATGTTGGTATATTTATGCTTATTTGCTTTAGaatgttttaagtttgaatcTTGTGAATGGATATAGAgcttaggattgcctttggcatcccgagttcttatatcctacattgctgggcactgttaccatactgagaacctccggttctcataccatatctCTGTTATATTTTTCAGacgcaggtcgcaacccacctcagTGAATTGTTGGATGGTGACAGAAGCGGAGGATCTTGGATTCTTTTGGagtcttttgtttattttgtttatacatatctcacttttgtattttgttttgccCAGAGGCATGTattgagagaacaaaacttgtataagtTGTTTTTACTATCTGGTTTCTGTATATCTATTATGGCtagtcggcttaaactccgcgagcCATGGCTAGATTCTTATGATATTATACtctattattttgttatatcatatatatatctTGTGCTTTATGCTAGTAGCTTCGATTGTTCATTTTGTGCTTTTCAAATCATGTTTTTGAGTTATATCATTCATCAGGCTTCCAGAATTATACTattctttctatatattatatgtacaAGCTTAGAACTATCATAATCTCTGGttaacctttgctttatgacgcgaggtaaagcttaggctaattagggtgttacacaaagtgccacagacaaggtcgaatcttccagATCAGAGAACGCTGTTTCTTtagattctagcctataccacagaAGCCCTAATCTTCCCGAAAAttggctgaactggtgtctcgagaagtccccaaaaaagttatgaattaaccgtctgagagatgtataaacatacCTGTTGGCTCGTGCTTTCCAGTCACGgattcacacgaacccaagttgacgcgggtgtttgtcaggcacattCGTCTTAGTGTGATGAACAGAGCTGATTATTCGATCACCTTATTCACCACGTTGAAGACCagatatacatcttagaaatacatcaaacacggatcgaaaaagaaacagtaatacttttattaactcataggactcagcagggctcctccccttAATGCACGGAAATTGTGTGTCGGTaaataatttcataaataaaatcTCATTgaaagtatagttctaaaccaacaaacaactcctcaataaaaaatttggttgtcacaagtaacaagccctaataaaaataataaccgaagtattaaacctcgggtcgtctctcaaggaattgtagggaagtgttcttgttattggttatgaaatgcatattttggggttttgataagagacatgaaatgtaaatagcaaaagaaataaactaacaactaagaaagctcttggcaaggtatgagaactagtagtcatatcctcattatcatcatcaattgtaatgagaattatccattgctccacttagttaacctctaactatgaaggaaaaTCCTAGTcaaatcctaaggaaagactagctttagtggcattcaagtcaattagcaacttccaattatcaatcaacaaaagagtttgataactcaagaggcGCTAATTACTCAACACAAGCCAAGAGAAGGAAAACCTAACTCataactaaaagagacatttcatcaaataAATAGAAGGTAATAAAAGCAAACATCATattaattgcaagaattaaaggaacctacaactacaaaagcaagagatcaacaataaaaaaccagaaaaattatgaaacaacaaagaaatcataaattgcattgaaagggAAAGGAGATCTACAAGAGAATTCATAAACTACAACTAACAATACAAAGAAACTACAAGAGAAAGTAGAATGCTACAACTACAAGAGAACAATTaaagatgaaaaaggaaaattgaAGCAAAAGAGAaagtagatctagatctaaactaagaaccctaatctagagagaagagagagcttctctctctagaaactaactaaagcaTGATGaaaactggtgcacgaaattgtgatacacaatggagccaacaacttggtacgtacaattgtaatctcaactctttttcacaacttcgcacaactaaccagcaagtgcactgggtcgtccaagtaataaaccttatgtgagtaagggtcgatcccacggagattgtcggcttgaagcaagctatggtcatcttgtaaatctcagtcaggtggaatcaaatggttatggagttttaataattaaaatataaataaaacataaaataaagatagagatacttatgtaattcattggtaggactttcagataagcgtatagagatgcgttgttccttctgaatctctgctttcctactgccttcatccaatccttcatattcctttctatggcaagctgtatgttgggtgtcaccgttgtcaatggctatttcccatcctctcagtgaaaatggtcctctacaatttctgtacggctaatcaactgtcggattgctCGTCTCgaatgaaaaataccatgcataGATATCATATGGCTAATcaccttttgcgtctgtcaccacgccctacggtcgcgagtttgaagctcgtcatagtcatcccatcccagatcatactcgaaataccacagacaaggtttagacttttcggatcttaagaatgctgccaattgattctagatTATACCACGGAGGTTCCAATCTCAGATTCAAAttccccattgtcagagggaatcgatgtgaatcgttgattagaaatccaagagatatatattcaagcttgtcttcatgtataacggaagtggttgtcaatcatgcgtttataagtgagaatggtgatgagtgtcacataatcatca
Above is a genomic segment from Arachis stenosperma cultivar V10309 chromosome 1, arast.V10309.gnm1.PFL2, whole genome shotgun sequence containing:
- the LOC130983684 gene encoding uncharacterized protein LOC130983684, coding for MITISSTTLPPQPTQSVKQASTSSSLPSQPQPNPKGSINAITLRSGTKLDKNAAIPSKLNEGTNNEEVRDEVEVMRSEDENIDKDEEEPPKVKDPKKNTLLEEPLSIPFLTIAKKAKKQEDLDPTVVEVFEKVEVTVPLFQAIQQVPKYAKFLKDICTHKDKLGNLNKKMVDDSISSLLPEKCNDPGPCLVTYLIGGTKFMDCMCDLGACVSIMPLSIYERLNLAPLKRSGARFVLADKSIVSVVGIAENVIVNIQGLLFPAGFHILETPPIDSTKPSSILLRRPFLKTARFKLDAHMGVYSFEEDGKLVKFTLEYSNKSILEAYSIFGCSTVVDKVSEDGKEQGKEDSAKESNSKDHIQPKQAKELEIFLLGEVPK